The Vibrio alginolyticus NBRC 15630 = ATCC 17749 genomic sequence AATGCTAGGTGGGATGCTAGCGGGTCACGAAGAGTCAGGCGGCGAAGTGATCGAGAAAGACGGCGAGAAGTTCATGAAATTCTATGGCATGTCGTCGAAGAGCGCGATGGATAAGCACTCAGGTGGTGTCGCTGGCTACCGTGCGGCTGAAGGTAAAACCGTATTATTGCCATACCGTGGTAGCGTTCACGGCACTATTCAAGACATCCTTGGAGGCGTTCGCTCAACATGTACATACGTAGGTGCAGCAAAGCTTAAAGAGCTAACCAAGCGTACTACATTCATCCGCGTTCAAGAACAAGAGAACAACGTGTTCGGTAAAGAGTAAATCGACTGAATGTAACAAGTGTAAAAGCAACCATACGTTATATCTATAGCAGATAAAACTATACTATATGCAGCTATGAGCCAGAGTGAGATTGATTTCTTACTCTGGCTTTTTGCTTCTCATTTGTTTGCGCTTCAAAATTAACTCTAAGCGATTTTAATAGTTGGTCGAGATTCGACTTGTTCAAACGGTAATGATGTTGTAACTGGCATGAGCTGTAAAACGCTTGAAATCTGACAGTCTCTATTTAACCCAATATAGTCTTTGACATTAGCGACTCGCCAAGTCATGTCTCCGTAAGTACGCAGATAGAACGCGGGTGATTGATGACTGTTATGTCTAATAACGCTCCATTGGGTAATATCACTAAAAAAGACTTCAGGGTTATCGGATGTCTCAAACTCATTCGCCATGATGCCCAAAGGTATATCAACGCGATTAAGTAGCTTTTGTCCGAGTGAGAAGGCTTCGTCGAAGTTAGTTGGTTGTTCGCTTAACTGCTTAATTGCATAGGTTTGTACAAATCGAGACGGCGGTGTTGGGTCGGCGGGTAGACCCATCAAGCCAGCGCCATTGATTGATTGAAGTGGGCCAGGCACTTGGACATGACGTTGCATGGTTGCTTCATTGTTCGGTTCTGGGTTGTAGTTGCGCAAATTGGAAAAATAAGAGAGGTGATTGACATGCCAATGGTAATTTGGGCAGTTAGTCATTACTCCAACGTAGGAGTGGTCCACAACCACTTTATAATCATCAAAGTCGTATTCGGTACATTGATAGCGTGCTTGCTGATTTTCCTCTTTGCTGAACATATCGCTTTCTTTGAATGCTCGATAGATATGCATATTACCGTTAAGAAACTCAATGACGGCACTGTCATTATTTGCATCGTGAATCACGAAATGCTGGTCCAAAGCCATGTTGTCACTCTCTGTTTCACCAGTTGAAATAGTCGAGTTAAACACGTAAACGGGGTGGGTGGTGAAGTAGGTCACCATCTCGTCCACAGTATTAAACGTAGACAAGATAAAAGTACCAAACAGGCCGCTGCCTAATGCAAAGGCATCATCAGGGATGTGAGAGGTCGATACATTTTGATTGAGAATGGGCAAGTACAGTGACCCAACAGAAAGGCCAGATTCATTAATGCCATCAGCTGTTAAAAGAGGGTTATTATACCGGGTAATGGCATTGCAGTGTATGAAGCTCAACTCTCCCTGCCAATTTGCTCGAAACTCACATTCTTTACTGTGACGTTTTGGCGGCTGACCATTGAAAACACGGTCGGCTTTTCCGTCGGAAGTAAAGGTCGTAATTTGGTAAGTTTGTTGGGCTCTAAACCAAATCTCGGTCTGAAGGTTAACTGCAAACTCCATGGTTCTAGCGGATAAGGTTTGGTTGTTGCAACCATAATTGATATTAACATCTGTACACATAGCCATGCTTTCCGTTGTTTATCTTGAATGATGAATATCCAAGAAACCCTCTGAATCAAATGCTTAGAGATTACGTGGATATAGATGAATTGCGCTTTAGTAATGGTTTTAGCCATTGAGATAAGCGCATGCTATTAAGTTAAGCATTCAATCAAAAAACGTCAGTAGCAGTTTAGTATCAGTTGATAGAGTTAAAATAAAAAGTGATGTATTAAGTAAAACTCTTTGATCTTAGAAATTAATAATATATTTATTTTTTCAATCTTGGTTACTCTAGATTTAAAGTTTATTTTAAAAGTGATTTGTATTTATTCGATTATCTTGCAGTGGTGATATAAAGTGAGAACATAAAGTTAACAATTTCAGATTGTGATTGAAAATGGGGAGAGTCTTCAATCCAAATACCGAGAAATGAAACTGCCCGAGAAGTTGTGCAACTGTCTCGGGCGAAGTGATGAATCAGGTGAGCAGCTATAAAGTTTTCTCACAAGAACCGCTAAGTGGTGGAGATATTTTTAAATTATCATTAAAGATTTCTACAACGACGGGGCCTTTATTTTCATCTTTTGCATAGTATGCACAGGACTTGTCCCCAGTATAGGTTTTACCTGCCTTTTTGAAACTGTAATACCAGGAGTCATGGGTAGCGGCACCGGATTCAAAACTAGCAGATTCAGATTGTTCGCCAATATTCAAGTCGAAATGAACCTCCATTTCCGGAGAGTCTTTAAATCTCACATATCCGGTGATTTTATCGTTGGAGTTATTTTTAACGTAAAATGAACCCTTAGTTGTCATAATTTTTCCTCTTTTTTAATTTCTATACGTGATAGAACGGCCAAATGACGTTCTGTTAATATATGCTTTTTAAGATGCATATTGATGTTAAATGATGGTCTTATTAGTTCTAAGGTGATTAAACTTATCCTTAGCGTATTTTTCTTTTATACCGATTAAGTCGCGGTAGCTTCGATCAAAATAAACGCTTGTCGGAATTGCCGGATCTTTAAAGCTGATGAAGGCACCATAGGTTCCCGGTATATCAGCTTCTCTGGCTTTATCAATCCAGTCCATGGCTCTGTTTACATCAACAAGTACTGGGTTATTTTGTAGTTCTAGTTTTTGCTTTATCTCTTCATTCCACCAGGTTTGGTATTGGACTGTATATTGACACTGGCGGTAGGGGAAAGATATGTCTTCAAGGTCGTCTGAGTGATGATAAAAACCGCCAGTGATCGCCCCTAAGGTTACGTAACTAAATAGCCCTTGATCGCGGTTTTCTGGCTTTATCAAAGGTGAAGTTAAGCTTTGCAAAAGTGCAGTATAGCCTTCTGGTTTAAGACCTCGCTCTGACACCAATCGCGAAGTGATTTTGTGAGGTGCTGGGGCGTCATAATCGGGAGGGAAAGGAGAACCGTTTTGACACAAAGAATCGCGCCCCCATGTGCTCATCAGGGAGTGATCGTATTTCTTCCCGTCAAAGTCAGTGCCATGTGCTTCATAGACTTGAACTAAATCAGGGAAGCAAGCGCCAAATTGAACGGCTATAAATTGGTGAAGATCTTGTTCTGTTCCTTCCCAGTAGCCATACATGGTGCAGTGATGGCTGATGGTTTCAATATCACAGTGGTTAGATGATTCAGGCAGAGCATCAATTTGCAAGTTGGTGCCAAGAAGTTTAGGCGTATCGAGGCTTTTTATAGCCTGCTCCCAATTTTTTAGCACATCTATGGTAGGGTGCGTTGGTATTGGCTGAAGCATACCGTTGATTTTTGGATAGAGGTTCCACTGAAGCTCGAAGCGGTGGATCTCTTTGGGTAAAGGGAATGTTTTTACGCGTAGCTCGGTAACAATGCCATAGCTCATGCCTCCGCCGCCTCTTAGTGCCCAAAATAGGTGAGGGTTGGACTCTGCTGAGACTTCTGTGATCGTACCATCACCCAATACCACGGTTGCACTCACTAGGTGCTCACAACACATGCCGTATTTTCGCGTCCAAGGGCCCCATCCTCCGCCTTGAATATAGCCAGTCAACCCAACTGTGGCACAGGTTCCATGTGCAATCATTCGATCATGCTCTGCAAGTTTTGGTGTCAGTTGATAGAAGCGATAGCCAGCACCAATGGTGGCAATATTGTCACACAATTGGAAGGTCTTAATTCTGCTCACGTCAATCAAAATGACGTTGTCACCACTGCATTCACCTGCGTGATCATGCCCTCCTGAGCGAACACGAATCGGGAGATTGAATTGAGTTGCTGTTAGATAGGCTTGCTGAACTTCTTGCGTACTTTCGCACATGACAATGACAAAGGGTTGGTGTTGATAGCGAGTATTGAAGATGAGTGACTCGACTTGATATTGGTTCAAACCGGGAACCGGTGAAACCGTGTTTTCAAGAGGTGTCAGTAATCGTTCTTTAGGAAAACCGCACTTATCCATTTTCTGAATAAACAGTTTGGCATTATTGCCTGAGATTGAGTACGCGCTAAGTACAGCGAGGCGTTGTATTTGAGGGTTAGGGTGCTGTTCTACCACTTGGTTTTCTTTAGTTCCCTGCATCCATTCATGTTCCATTATTTTTTCCATTTGGCTTATGTATTGAATAGTTGTTCAAATATTAAACCAAATGCATACATTCACCATATCAGTTTGGTATCAGTTGTTCTGTACAAATCGCCAAAAGCATCAGCGAGAGAGCAACAATATCTGGTTGATGAAAAGAACGATCGGCATCTGCGTGACCGTGGATAATTTATGTAGTCAAGTAGATCTGAGCCTAAATTGATACTGAACCAGAATGACGTGTTATCTACATTGAATGGGTCACTAACGACAATAAATTCAGTTGGAGAACACAATGAAAATGGACTCAAAAGAATCACAAGCAATTTTTACTGCTCATTATCAAATTGGTAACGGCTTACCTGGAGGAGTGAGCTTCGATGTTAATCTACTCGTGGCCAGCGAAGACAAATCAATAGTGGGTAAAGGACATATCTTTCAGGCCGTTAACCCACCGTTAAATGTGGTGTCTGATCTCAATGGTAGTTTCAACTATCAATGCACGATGCGTGATTGTCATATCATGGTGACGTTGCAGGGCTACCAGCCTTATCTAGGCATTGCTCCTTTAGGAGCTGATCTTCATAACGTAACGCTCAACCTCCTACTTAATGATGATTGGAAGTCAGGCGTGGCATTCTATCGATATAAAAATAGTTCAGGTAAATGGATTGAAGCAGCAAATCAACGCGTTACTCTACTTTTGCCTGAGCATGTTCCTAGCATCGAGAACTTTAAGGTGGAGCAAAATGATCTTGCGCCAGCATAAATCTCATCAGCGATGACACTGTGCCAAAACACAGATATTCGATGGTTTCGAATATCTGTGTTTGACGAGGTAAATCGAGTAAACACGATGACTTGACGGTGCAATTAATCGACTTTCTTCGTTTATTGAATATTTCATGGTTGAGTAGATGTGGAGAGCCAATGGTCGAGCTCATCAACACTTATTTGAGCCTGATTCAGTTGATGCTTACGCGCGGCCTGATTGAAGTTTAACAACTCAGAGACGGAGCTGGACTGGTCGAGTAAGGCAAGCATCAGATTCGCTTGTTCAATATAAAAATCACCCCATGGATGCGGATCTTCTTGGGTGAAGTTAGACAGCTTATCGCGATATTTTCGAAGTAGCGTAGGCTGCTTATACTGCCACGCTACTTGGATTCCTTGTTGGTAAAAGCGTAAATAGTTATGACCAACACAGGTAGATTCTAGCCAAGCCTCACCAGTGCGCAAAGCGGAGAGGGCCGTTGATTCATCGCCACAAATAAGTGCCTTGGTAGATACGAGCCAAGGACCAATAAAATTGTGTAGCTTATTGATATGAACAAGATCTAGAGCCGTGTCGATGTCCGAAAGGGCTTTCTCCTCTTTTCCCTGATACCAGTGCAATCTTGCACTGGACTCCAAAAGAAAAGCGACAAATCGATGAGCATTAAGCTGTTTTGAAAGTTGTAGAGCGGTCGAGATTTCGTTTTCAGCTTGCACCAAGACATTACGGTCGAGAAAGATCCATGCAGCCGTAAGCCTAGAAACAATTTCTGCTCGGCGGTTTGCCGTGAGATAGGCAAGATTCGAGGCATGCTGAGCCTGTTTTAGTGCTTCGTCAGATTGCAGTTGATAGATCATCACTGTTGCCAGCATGTAGCGATTGGCAGTTTCAATCGAAAGCAACTGATGCTCTTCACACAGTTGCAAACACTCGGTTAAGTGCTCGTATGAGCGAGCCATTTTTCCTTGTGCGTAGGCACAATCACCGAGGCCGCCAAGCGATTTTGCTTTCGCGCGAAAACAGTTTGCTCGTTGACTGTAATCTAATGCAAGTAAATGTTCTTTCTCACATTCGTCTAGCTGCCCAGTGGGGAACAGCATATTACCTCTCATCGAGTGAATTTCACACAAAGATTTATTTAACGTCAGCTTTTCGCACAGGGCTTGGGCTTGGTCTAAAATCGACATCGCTTGTACAAAGTTGTCGGTTAAACGGTAGGGGTTAATGAGGTCTAAATAGTATTGAACACGTTCAGAATCATTTTCTGTGTGATGAATCGCTTGCTCAAGAACCTCAATACTCTCTTTGATGCGTCCCATCGAATACAGGCAGTTTCCTTTCATATTTAGTGCATACGCCATCTGTGCTTTAGGTGACTCTTTAATAGCGTATTCAATAAGAGTCAGTGCTTTTTCAAATTGATAATTGCTCAGGTAATGTTTGGCGGTCTGGTCAAGAACAGTAAATACACCTTCGCCCTTGGCATGATTGATATGGACTGCATATAAGAACCGATCTCGGTTCTCATACCATTTTGCGCAGGCCATGTGTATTTTTGAACACTGTGACTTGTCTATTTGACGGAAAACAGCATTACAAATCAAATCATGATGGAAAAGGTATTGATCGCCATTGAGTTTTACTAAGCCAGCGTCGACTAACTTATCTGGTACGTAGCCGGGAATTCGAGTGATTTCACGCAGTTGCTCCAGTTGAAAGTACTGCCCCAACACAGATGCAGTACAGAGTGCTTGGCGATCTTGGGCTGGAAGTTGAGCTAATTGTATCGAAACTAAATGTTCCAATGACTCCGGAACGTCTTTATCAAACTGAGAACAAAGTAGTGTTTGGCGTAAGTATAGAGGATGGCCTTTCGCAAGCTTTATACAGTCATTGATATGTTTATTCTGTTGGCATGTGATTGAGCAAGCTAACTCGTAAGACTCTTCAGATGATAACTCCCTAAGTTCGATTAGATTCACGTTGGCAAACCAAGATTGTTTGGAACTAAGTCGTTTTTGCTGCCTAAACGTCAGAAAGAGTAAAATATTGGTGTTTGTAATATAAGGTAGCAGTGTCTCAAGAAATGCCAACATTACCTCGTCGGCCCAATGGACATCTTCAACAATAATCAAATGCGGTTTGCTGGTCTGCCGTTGTTGAATTAAGAAAGGGATAGATTGCTCTATCGTTTGTTTCAGCGTTTGGAACTCCATTAAGTTCAGCAGCTGTTTTTCTGATTCGTTGAGTGTTACCCCCATTAACCAATAAAGGCAGAGGTGGAAAGAGGAGGGAATTGATGACTCGACAGTCTGCTGACGAATAGAATCATCGGTATCTTCACGAGTAAATGAACAAATTGCCCGAGTGAATATATTTTGAGGGGACAAGAGATCAGCACTGCCATGATTCAGGATTTGAATCTCTGTGGTTAAACACGAAGAACGACTCAAAGACGAAATGACCTGGTTGAGTAGGCTGGTCTTTCCTATCCCTGCGGTACCAGTAATACAATACGTTTGGCCTGCTTCTTGTTTTTGCCATCGCTTGATTCCGCTATTCAATGTTTCTAGTTCAAGTTTACGCCCTACGAAACAGTCAGTATGGTTTTGGTGTAAGGATACAAAATGCCAGTTGTTGAAGTCTGGCTCTCCTGTTAGAAAAGGTTTTATTGGTCTGGCACAATTGGACGAGATAAAGCAAGGACAAGCAGCTATTTCTCCCCAAGGGATTTTAACTAGGATTTCATTGATTGGGGTTATCGCATTCGGATGTTCCGATAGCTCAGTGATTCGATGCATGTATTTCACATTGATAAAAGACCGAATCGAAGCCGAAAGAGCAACCTTTAATTGAAGGGCTAGTTGTCGAATTCGCTCAAAAATATATTCGTCCGATTCCTGTAAAGACCAAGTAAGAACAAACGTTCGGTTTTGTATTATGGGTGTAGTGTTTTGGCTGAGAAGTAAG encodes the following:
- a CDS encoding linear amide C-N hydrolase encodes the protein MCTDVNINYGCNNQTLSARTMEFAVNLQTEIWFRAQQTYQITTFTSDGKADRVFNGQPPKRHSKECEFRANWQGELSFIHCNAITRYNNPLLTADGINESGLSVGSLYLPILNQNVSTSHIPDDAFALGSGLFGTFILSTFNTVDEMVTYFTTHPVYVFNSTISTGETESDNMALDQHFVIHDANNDSAVIEFLNGNMHIYRAFKESDMFSKEENQQARYQCTEYDFDDYKVVVDHSYVGVMTNCPNYHWHVNHLSYFSNLRNYNPEPNNEATMQRHVQVPGPLQSINGAGLMGLPADPTPPSRFVQTYAIKQLSEQPTNFDEAFSLGQKLLNRVDIPLGIMANEFETSDNPEVFFSDITQWSVIRHNSHQSPAFYLRTYGDMTWRVANVKDYIGLNRDCQISSVLQLMPVTTSLPFEQVESRPTIKIA
- a CDS encoding FAD-binding oxidoreductase — translated: MEHEWMQGTKENQVVEQHPNPQIQRLAVLSAYSISGNNAKLFIQKMDKCGFPKERLLTPLENTVSPVPGLNQYQVESLIFNTRYQHQPFVIVMCESTQEVQQAYLTATQFNLPIRVRSGGHDHAGECSGDNVILIDVSRIKTFQLCDNIATIGAGYRFYQLTPKLAEHDRMIAHGTCATVGLTGYIQGGGWGPWTRKYGMCCEHLVSATVVLGDGTITEVSAESNPHLFWALRGGGGMSYGIVTELRVKTFPLPKEIHRFELQWNLYPKINGMLQPIPTHPTIDVLKNWEQAIKSLDTPKLLGTNLQIDALPESSNHCDIETISHHCTMYGYWEGTEQDLHQFIAVQFGACFPDLVQVYEAHGTDFDGKKYDHSLMSTWGRDSLCQNGSPFPPDYDAPAPHKITSRLVSERGLKPEGYTALLQSLTSPLIKPENRDQGLFSYVTLGAITGGFYHHSDDLEDISFPYRQCQYTVQYQTWWNEEIKQKLELQNNPVLVDVNRAMDWIDKAREADIPGTYGAFISFKDPAIPTSVYFDRSYRDLIGIKEKYAKDKFNHLRTNKTII
- a CDS encoding AAA family ATPase, coding for MANRDGRIPLNVLRLKELRKKLGLSQEKLAEECFQQGFVVSIASIKRAESGANVLYRTASNLAEYFSVPVEDLLIDRASEPLFTNVSSSPPYFFIFAIEAKCDLTAKALQTLLLSQNTTPIIQNRTFVLTWSLQESDEYIFERIRQLALQLKVALSASIRSFINVKYMHRITELSEHPNAITPINEILVKIPWGEIAACPCFISSNCARPIKPFLTGEPDFNNWHFVSLHQNHTDCFVGRKLELETLNSGIKRWQKQEAGQTYCITGTAGIGKTSLLNQVISSLSRSSCLTTEIQILNHGSADLLSPQNIFTRAICSFTREDTDDSIRQQTVESSIPSSFHLCLYWLMGVTLNESEKQLLNLMEFQTLKQTIEQSIPFLIQQRQTSKPHLIIVEDVHWADEVMLAFLETLLPYITNTNILLFLTFRQQKRLSSKQSWFANVNLIELRELSSEESYELACSITCQQNKHINDCIKLAKGHPLYLRQTLLCSQFDKDVPESLEHLVSIQLAQLPAQDRQALCTASVLGQYFQLEQLREITRIPGYVPDKLVDAGLVKLNGDQYLFHHDLICNAVFRQIDKSQCSKIHMACAKWYENRDRFLYAVHINHAKGEGVFTVLDQTAKHYLSNYQFEKALTLIEYAIKESPKAQMAYALNMKGNCLYSMGRIKESIEVLEQAIHHTENDSERVQYYLDLINPYRLTDNFVQAMSILDQAQALCEKLTLNKSLCEIHSMRGNMLFPTGQLDECEKEHLLALDYSQRANCFRAKAKSLGGLGDCAYAQGKMARSYEHLTECLQLCEEHQLLSIETANRYMLATVMIYQLQSDEALKQAQHASNLAYLTANRRAEIVSRLTAAWIFLDRNVLVQAENEISTALQLSKQLNAHRFVAFLLESSARLHWYQGKEEKALSDIDTALDLVHINKLHNFIGPWLVSTKALICGDESTALSALRTGEAWLESTCVGHNYLRFYQQGIQVAWQYKQPTLLRKYRDKLSNFTQEDPHPWGDFYIEQANLMLALLDQSSSVSELLNFNQAARKHQLNQAQISVDELDHWLSTSTQP
- a CDS encoding DUF1842 domain-containing protein produces the protein MKMDSKESQAIFTAHYQIGNGLPGGVSFDVNLLVASEDKSIVGKGHIFQAVNPPLNVVSDLNGSFNYQCTMRDCHIMVTLQGYQPYLGIAPLGADLHNVTLNLLLNDDWKSGVAFYRYKNSSGKWIEAANQRVTLLLPEHVPSIENFKVEQNDLAPA